From the genome of Vitis riparia cultivar Riparia Gloire de Montpellier isolate 1030 chromosome 2, EGFV_Vit.rip_1.0, whole genome shotgun sequence:
TGAAGGGCTACTCTCTTTAATCTGATCGGATTGGGCTCTTAGGTTTGGGCTTGATCAAGCCTCACAAATGTTGGGCTTTTGGGAGtcctttcaaaataattttcaaaaaataatttttgagaataacttttaaaaacaatttttaatacttttgaaCTTGGAATTTTCTTGACTTATATCCTATATTcctgatttaaaaaataaataaatttaatcaatagtgttttatttttcatctatatCTTTATTTGtatgattgtattttttaaataatctcggaaagcaagtaaaaatagttaaaatatattataaaaaatatcctatttttataacaattcattaaaaactgttttttagcaatacaaaattatcaaatataaaaaaaaaaaatttaactatttttttatcaaaaaattacgttcaaaaaattgttttttgttataaaaaaattatcaaaaatcaattatgaaatccaattttcccttgttaaaaacaaaatttttaaaaattcctaaacattgttttcaagaaaaatcctaaacaaACTTGAATTATTCCCCTTTTTTTCCGTTAGAAGTCCCTCGTTCTATCAACTGAATTTGTAACTCCAAGGAGGACATCTAAACTCCAAAATGACACTTTATGGACTTGTTTGAACTGACATAGAAAAGTTGTCTtctgaaaatataattttaattttaatctcttgttatatttaaaaaatattttctgaacttactgtatatatatattttttttttccaaaatcccCAAAGACAGCAGCATCAATTACAAAAGTGCTTTCAAGTTGTAGCACAACTCTGAGAAATGTCCCAGCCACTTCACATTTCAAACAAAAAGActagaaggaaaggaaaaggctTTCAACCTCCAATTTCAAAGTACCTTAGCATGTGAATCAAGAGTTCTGTAAGCTTATTGACATTCAGAAAGAGTTCCTAGACAATAAATATCAATGCTTACATCAATGGAACCTCAACAGTGTGTCTTCCACTTCTAATCACAAGAGGAGCCACTGCTCCCCAATGTATCTTGGGAACAGAACATATAAAAAGGGATGAATGGGCAAAAAAGCAACGACTATACAAAATAGATGAAGGTCTGGATGTACCTTAAAAAGTGCAGAATAACCCATCCTCTCTCCCAACATCTTCTACACTGTCCATGAGATAAAACCAATTCCAAGGAGAGAATTCCTGAGCTCACGTGTCAGTGGCAATACCTTTTCTGAGAGAATGAGGTATTAGTATGATCTCTTTGTAAGTGGAAGTCACAACACCGTCCCTTCTATAAGGAAGATTGGCACAGCTGTCACCATTGCCTACAAATTTTCAAGACCATTCCAGattcttcattctttttatgAAGTTGCCAAGAACCttatttccctcaaaattttcctGATCACTGTGTAACCTCAGACAATGGATGAGAAAAACCACCCacttattaaaaggaaaaatatatgttGTTTTCTCACGCTTCTGGTTCTTTTCTCTTAGCCCACACCATGACAAGTGCAAATCCCATCAAAGACATGATTACAACCTGAAAATCAGAGCAATAGTGGttatatatttcaataattccaattttataaataaggtTGTGAAAAACCAGTTAACTTGATTCCATACAGACTTGGAGAAAGAGGCCATATCATGTCCACTATTTTATCCacgtagtagtagtagtagtagtatgAGGTCAAATAATGAAGAAAGCTCTTACAATATCATATAATTTCATATGCAAATTTTGAcagtaaatttatttatttctgcCTTCTAAATCCAGGATGCTTTTCCGAAAATGAGTGACCTTATGCTCCTCGAAGAAAAATTGATACTCAACAAGCAATCCCAACCATTTGGAGTTGGCTACAAGATCCCTATTTATCATTGTGCTATGTTTGTGACCAAAACTTGACTTCCGTTATTTTTATTCCATAGCGGCCTATCATCATCCTTGTCTTGAACAATATCACTGCTGTTTTCAaactacaaagaaaaaacatttttcataattcaacCCAAGGTGTTGAGACTTCAGTGTCTCATTTTCAGTAGGATACTATGAGCTTTCAGAaagtcaactttagaatatGAGGCTTGTTTTGCTTAGGAAAGTATAGCTAGCACGTGTATGTATGTGCGTATTCATTTCCATTAGAAGGGATGATTTTAAGGAGGGCTTATTGGTATATGACACATTATAGACTTACAGAGATTGCTGGAGGCACTCCCACAAGTGAATCTTGGAAAAACCTATTTGCAAGTGCAAGAGCCAGAAGACTACTTTGCATCCCTGGAAAAGGGCAACACCTCAATTAGTTTTCATACATATTTTTCAGATATTATATTGATGACATTGGAGAAGTATGTAACCTGTCTCAAATGATAGTGTCCTTTGGAGTGCTTTTACATCAGGTGCCTCATGGAAAACAAGGCCAGTGAGGCCATAACCAGTGACAAAAGCCGTGAAGTGAAATGCAATAATGAGCATTGAAACAGTTACACCGAAAGGGGACAAAACAGATTCTACATTAATAGCAAGCGGTGATCCAACACAACAAGCTGTCACAAGTACTGATAGTGGAGGCAGAAATGGCCGAATAGCATTACATATCCGGGGAAGGAACCTGTGGAAACAAACAATATCAGACAGTTAGAACTTCTCATTGGGATTTCATGCCAAAAAGATTATCTGAAATTGGGACACCACCTATTTAAAAGCAAGCCTGCAGCAATGGGTGCAACTACTATCTGCAAAATACTGGACACCATTCCTTTTACATCAACAGGCAATCTCTTTCCAATAAGCAACAGTGACAGAATTGGTGTGACAAAAACTGCCGTTGCTGTGGATAATGATGTCATAACTATGCTTAGAGGGGCCATTGGCGGGTCTGTTAGAAAAGTAGCATAATTTGAGAGCTGGGCTCCACTAACACAAGAAGTCAACATGATGCCAGCACCTGATTCAAGGATCCCCAGGAAGAATAAATGGTTTAAGATTCCTTTTTGGtatataaaaaggtaaaaactaCACTCCTTACCTATAGCAGTTGGGAGACCGAAAATTGTTACTGCAATTGTACCAAACAAATATCCCAGGAGAGGCTTCACAACAAACTGGCCAACATAACCAGCAAATATAGCCATTGGTCTATTGAATGCTTCAAGAAAATCCTTTTCACTTGAATTAACCCCAACTGCAAACATTAGAAATCCTAATGCAGGTGCATAATACCTGGAAATGATTCAAATACAGGTATTAAGAGCATATGATTGGTACAAAAGTTCAGTTTATTCTATTCCCATACAGGAATTTAGTCTCACATGAACCAAGTCAACTGACCATGTAATAGTGGGagatcaaatttaaaatcatttctcaTCAGATGCACCAAAGTTCTTCACATGGTAATGCAATCTAATATATCTTTTCCATGCTCCAGAGATAAAACATAAAAGCACTTACCCTCTTTCCCAAATTGTCATTTAAACATAGCAAAATGAGCATCCCTCACAACCCAAAAAAGGGAATGATTAGTGGGAGATCAAATTTACATGGTAATGCAATCTAATATATCTTTCCCGTGCTCCCAAGATAAAACATAAAAGCACCTACCCTCTTTTCCAAATTGTAGTTTAAACATAACAAAATGAGCATCCCTCACAAGGGATTGGCTAGTGGGagatcaaatttaaaatcatcTCTCATTAGATGCACCAAAGTTCCTCACCTGGTAATGCAGTCTAATGTATCTTTTCCATGCTCCagatataaaacataaaagcaCCTACCCTCTTTCCCAAATTGTAGTTTAAACATAGCAAAATGAGCATCCCTCACAACCCCAAAAAGGGATTGATTAGTCTTGGCTTTTTCTATGTTCAGGATCATATAGACAATCAAATATCCAATGTCCAACACAGCTCAAGCAAAAACATACATGTCTAATAAGCAGGCATTTTAAAGCTCGCATTCTGTGCATCCCGTTATGCTTAACATTTGAAATGATTCTTTGCTTCTTATCATAGCATTTGGGATATTTACCTCGTTGAAAATGTAGGATTCTATGTGTGATCATCTTTATGATTTCTTAAGGTCAAGTTGAAATTCTCAACTATCATTTTACGGCCATGACCCCATTTTTGTGTGTGCATTTGAGCATGAGGCCTCCACCGGAGGGAATGGATATGTAAGGAATATTTAACAACCTGGTTGTGAACCAAGTAAAAGAAGGTGGATAGATAAGTGCCACCAATGTACTAGCAAGCACCACATGAGGCAGAATCCCGTTGGCTCCCTTCAAGATATCAGTAATAGAAGCTTTCTTCTGCCCTCGCATCTGCAACAAATTTGGAAGGAACCACTATCATGTGGCCCTAAAATTTGCCTAATTTAATAAATGAACATATAATacttaattgaaaaattgaaattccacCACCCTCCTTGAAACCCAACTGTAAATCTCGCAGAGAAGCAAAGCAATAACCTGTGATGGTTCGGGTTCGTAACTCGGATCCTGATCCGGTTCCAACGATTCGGATAACTTCTTGGAAACACATCTGGTCAGTGAAAACCTTGTGCTCGCAACTGTTACTGGAAAATTTTAACAAACACAATTCATTAATTGAAACaatgaaagaaatcaaattgcattttgaaatcaaaagaGTAAATGACGACAAACATACATGATACATTCAAATCCGTACGAATCGGAAACCCTACAATATAGCGATCTGCAAAACAAATAGAGCGGAAGTGTCTTAGCAGCTAAGCCCAACATGATTCCGGAAGCAGTGAAAGCAGCtatttttgcttttgaaaacaAGAAAAGTATTTCTGAAATAGGAAAGGAGCAGAACCTGGGGACAAGGAAGAGAATTTTGGCGGCAAAAGAAGCGGCTGATATCGGGTGGCATTGGAGGAATGAGGGACGCATGGCCGTTGGATCTGAAACTGGGCCGGATGCATAAGGGTACTAAGGATCATCGTTGAGGAAGTGTACGGATTTCTCAGATGAAGTCAACACTGAAGGCAGTTTGAGTTCTAAAGGATCTCTGAagatatcaaataaaaagaGGGGAGAGAAAGCATCAGAAATATTTAAGGGAAAATTATCATAGAGTGTGCTGGGTGTGATAATTCCGTGAACATCTTTAAGAATTCTTGCACCCTTTCAATTTCCCAATTCTACTATTTTCCTAATATTCCCACCTAACTTTATGTTTTTAggtattattatcattatttgttaaaaaatttaagctaATCCAACGTAAGATAATTATCCTAAGGGGTGAATAGAGTGATgatctttttttgtaaatttaaattatataaatgaaaaaaacaaaattatatgcaaatatataatataacaatattaagataattgcatataaagtaaaagagtaagGAAAATATAATACAAACACAAAATTTTTATAGTAGTTTGACGCAACTCAGCTTATATCCACTTTTCTCCAACTTCAATTCCAAATTTGAGGTTCTATTATTTTAAGGCTTTCAAACAAAGCcttcaagtaatacaattggattataaTTTCAATCCATCTTTTTAGAgttttagtttcaaacactctTTACAATCATTAAGAGATACCCCATAAACAATAGAATCCTTAAGTGATATCACACACTtagatttttcttctcaaatatttacaaatgaaGATAGGAAACATTTTCACAAAATCTTAGTGTAAAACTTTAGTCTCAAATGTAGAagaaaaattaggattgaaaagtgtattaatgatatgcaagttttacaACAATTGtacactaaaaaacactctttcaATGCTCAAATATATTGAATAAGGATTTTATGAAGGTTAAAgtcttgaaacaatgaaaattatagtttttttataaaggaaaacgATCAAACTAGCCGTTAGAGGTTTGATCGGTCAAGTTAGGGGTTTACCGGTTGACTACCTGTTAGCATTTAATTCTTAGCAAGTGATTGTTAGATCTTGATTGTCCCTTAATCTGACCTCAATCGGTTGAATAAGCGTTCTGGAAGAGAGAGTAGATTTTTGCACCCCTCGACCAATTGAGCCATGGATTGATCGATTCCTCAATCGGTTCAACTGGTTGAGCTGtgtttggctcaacaaccatcattttcaacttaaaaccttttaaacaagtttgaaaaacatttgacacaaagttttagttgaaaacatgaaatcatcaaattttaaaggattttaaaaCGGAATtacttttgaagattttagtgcataaattaataatgtaatgTATGAAAGACTTAATGTACCAACAATTTTACAAAGAGATCCTGTTAAATTTAAgtctttaaaaaaacatttctttttgatgtcttcttctttttattgatttatctttaacttgattttgtttttataattgtcACTTTGAAAATCTTCTTACATTAACACTcgaaatataatcattaattctaaattttgttttattatcatcaaaataaaaattaaccaaacattagtttcacattattattattattaaatattaatattagtattattattaaccaaactttggtttcacattattattattattaaatattagtattacTCTTAATATTATTAGTatgattttagtattttaaattattcataattttaatattatattaaaaataatattattatatttttatattactaataaaaaatctctataagataatttctattttttttatttcttaagacttgtaaactttttttaaaaattattttttattttttgtcttttgctTTATATGATACATTAagactaattaaattatttattattattattattattattaatacctcattaaattttatgatattagttttatattattaattttattattaatatttttaataaactaatatatatcTATAACAAAAATGCATTGGTCTTAGTAATATAGTAGAATAATACAATATTTCTAATGCTATTAGATTTGTTACAAAATTTAGATTCAGTATTTATGCATTGAAGTTACAACATAAACATACTAAAAGTACAATACATGTcttaatttattacaaaatttatgTATCGAACTTATAAGATAAATATACTAAAAGTAATATGCCTTGATTTCGTTGTttaatagttataaaaatattttttaattataatattttcttatatatttgtaaaactaataatgaattaattaaatctatttaataaaaatacaaaaacaaatatttttattgtaatatatCTTTAATAGTTgtattacaaaattaaacattttaaaatttataaaatctatataataaataatatgataactttattttttaattattggaatgaaacaataatttgtaaaattattattattattattatattattattattatcttggataaattatttataatatttttaaaataataattattgaagtaataatttataattaattattatattatttatatgtattattattaatattattctgtAGACCCCTTTTATGGGGGGGCCCCGGGGGAGAGTTTTAGCTCTCTTCTTGGcatttctttttgaaacaaaGGGGACCCCTTTTGCTCCCGGAAAGCTAGCTGCAGAGACAGGAAATGAGCAGGGATGGCCATGTTGGTGGCAGAGGAGCCATGCCTGCTGATGAAGACACAGGATAGTGGGTGGCAAAAAAGAGCGAGGTTTTTAGGTAGAAGgagaaagttgaaaaaaaaaaaaaaaaaagctactGGAGAGAGGGAAGAGATTTTTgggagttagatttttttttagcttagAGAGGGTTCTCTGGGCAGTTTGAGAGGAGGGGTTTTGGCTGCCGTTTTCGAGGGAGAACAGAAAGCTAAGAGAGAGAAGAGGTGActgagagagagggagagatttTTCTGGAGAGGAGATCCTTTGCTTGGAAAAAAGGGGTATCAGGCTGGTTACAGTTGAGGGATATTTTGGGTGAGTGAGGCAAGCACGTTTCTGTAGGAGGAGATTCCTGGAGCTGCAGGGGGGGAGCTTTTCATGAGAGCTCAAGGAAGAAGCTAGGAAAAAggggttgaaaaaggattttcaGCAAAAGGGATTTTCGGGATTTTCCAAGTGCGAATCAGAGAGCATATTTAACTGATCCGTGAGTTGCATTGACTGAGCTATAGTTCATTTCGTTTTCTTCATTTTGGTGTTGTTGGAATTATTTTTGTCTCTGTTTTATTTGATGCCCGAAATCATGCTTTTCACTTCTGTTAATTCTACCCACCTTGGACACGGATGTCGCTTGAAAATGGGTCTCTCCATCCATAACCAGTCATGCCCAGAAATTTCAGCGCTGTTTcgaaaaaaatcagaaaatgggCTTCTCTACTGTGAAGGTCTCTAGCAAAGGCTgaagcaaaaaacaaataaataactaaaaagaaaagcaaaagtcAACAAAGTAGTACACAACccattataaaatattgaagCCTGCAGACAATggacccattttctttttttattaaatgctcTCATCCCTTTCTTAATTTCCACTTcacgttttcaaataaaatttttaaaacttaggtttttaaatctaatttccaaaatctcaattctcaactaatttttcaaaaattccaaattgttttcaaataagttttaaaactccagtttccaaatttaatttccgaaactttaattctcaaaatctaattttcaaaaatctaatttttcgGAATTCTAATTTCtacattatttaattaatcattattactttcattattattatatccatttatttgttgattcattcatttttaaaagaatcccatttttaaataatccctcaaaattccatttttcacatttctttatctaatcattattattttcactattattattattttattcatcttaactatttatttttgaaaattccatctttgaataaattccaatttttaaataaatccaatTCGTGAACTTaacttccaaaattccaattcttaaatttaattcctaatactccaattttcaaacaaatttcaaaaatccggtcttcactcgaatagttttaattccattccggttttcaaataatctcatgtttctcttaattttacaTAAGCGTgaatgcaattttcataattcctaaataatggaatttgtgatattaattcatgcaagattaatcgggctttggtgggggccccacatacatgattttatgattgattgattggtgGATTGATTAATATGATtgttatacatgattgatttattccaCTCTAATACATGCATACGATTATCCTGTGTTTAATTGCTAACATTTGTTTTCATTGAAGTAAATCGGTTCATCACTCAGGTACATTCTTTGTCTCTCCTATTCATtcagttattttcattttgagtgATATTCATTTGGTATCCATGCTCGattcatcaattgtcatgattgcttcattttattagtagagacccaactttagggacttaaaggggtg
Proteins encoded in this window:
- the LOC117931568 gene encoding probable sodium/metabolite cotransporter BASS5, chloroplastic isoform X1; amino-acid sequence: MILSTLMHPAQFQIQRPCVPHSSNATRYQPLLLPPKFSSLSPDRYIVGFPIRTDLNVSLTVASTRFSLTRCVSKKLSESLEPDQDPSYEPEPSQMRGQKKASITDILKGANGILPHVVLASTLVALIYPPSFTWFTTRYYAPALGFLMFAVGVNSSEKDFLEAFNRPMAIFAGYVGQFVVKPLLGYLFGTIAVTIFGLPTAIGAGIMLTSCVSGAQLSNYATFLTDPPMAPLSIVMTSLSTATAVFVTPILSLLLIGKRLPVDVKGMVSSILQIVVAPIAAGLLLNRFLPRICNAIRPFLPPLSVLVTACCVGSPLAINVESVLSPFGVTVSMLIIAFHFTAFVTGYGLTGLVFHEAPDVKALQRTLSFETGMQSSLLALALANRFFQDSLVGVPPAISVVIMSLMGFALVMVWAKRKEPEA
- the LOC117931568 gene encoding probable sodium/metabolite cotransporter BASS5, chloroplastic isoform X2 — encoded protein: MRGQKKASITDILKGANGILPHVVLASTLVALIYPPSFTWFTTRYYAPALGFLMFAVGVNSSEKDFLEAFNRPMAIFAGYVGQFVVKPLLGYLFGTIAVTIFGLPTAIGAGIMLTSCVSGAQLSNYATFLTDPPMAPLSIVMTSLSTATAVFVTPILSLLLIGKRLPVDVKGMVSSILQIVVAPIAAGLLLNRFLPRICNAIRPFLPPLSVLVTACCVGSPLAINVESVLSPFGVTVSMLIIAFHFTAFVTGYGLTGLVFHEAPDVKALQRTLSFETGMQSSLLALALANRFFQDSLVGVPPAISVVIMSLMGFALVMVWAKRKEPEA
- the LOC117931568 gene encoding probable sodium/metabolite cotransporter BASS5, chloroplastic isoform X3, whose protein sequence is MILSTLMHPAQFQIQRPCVPHSSNATRYQPLLLPPKFSSLSPDRYIVGFPIRTDLNVSLTVASTRFSLTRCVSKKLSESLEPDQDPSYEPEPSQWFLPNLLQMRGQKKASITDILKGANGILPHVVLASTLVALIYPPSFTWFTTRYYAPALGFLMFAVGVNSSEKDFLEAFNRPMAIFAGYVGQFVVKPLLGYLFGTIAVTIFGLPTAIGAGIMLTSCVSGAQLSNYATFLTDPPMAPLSIVMTSLSTATAVFVTPILSLLLIGKRLPVDVKGMVSSILQIVVAPIAAGLLLNRFLPRICNAIRPFLPPLSVLVTACCVGSPLAINVESVLSPFGVTVSMLIIAFHFTAFVTGYGLTGLVFHEAPDVKALQRTLSFETGMQSSLLALALANRFFQDSLVGVPPAISVVIMSLMGFALVMVWAKRKEPEAIIAMILVWKYGEQPGFESWKGLSWGMVPLLGGAFCACTWHFFYNSESLEVLVALQAALTVLGNATMCIAAFRIYQSSQERSKNL